From Nocardioides sp. HDW12B, the proteins below share one genomic window:
- a CDS encoding DUF3017 domain-containing protein, whose translation MSHPDPGAPAPEGRPPHDGPHDGPHDPPFEAPPPRGPDEPDHVFPVGPLPEGEEDSRPYPQPEHSLAPRKPRTVGGLVYLGVLVATLTGVVVVALGEWRSGLTTIGVAVLVGGMGRLVLPNDNAGMLGIRRKLIDVATLLVLGGSLVVLAAIIPDPTLP comes from the coding sequence ATGAGCCACCCCGACCCGGGTGCGCCCGCACCCGAGGGGCGGCCCCCGCACGACGGCCCGCACGACGGCCCGCACGACCCGCCGTTCGAGGCGCCGCCGCCGCGGGGCCCGGACGAGCCGGACCACGTCTTCCCGGTCGGGCCCCTGCCCGAGGGGGAGGAGGACAGCCGCCCGTACCCCCAGCCCGAGCACAGCCTGGCGCCGCGCAAGCCCCGGACCGTCGGCGGACTGGTCTACCTCGGGGTGCTGGTGGCGACCCTCACGGGCGTCGTCGTGGTGGCCCTGGGGGAGTGGCGCAGCGGCCTGACCACGATCGGCGTCGCCGTGCTGGTGGGGGGCATGGGCCGCCTGGTCCTGCCGAACGACAACGCCGGCATGCTCGGCATCCGCCGCAAGCTCATCGACGTCGCCACGCTGCTGGTTCTCGGTGGCTCGCTCGTCGTGCTCGCCGCGATCATCCCGGACCCCACCCTCCCCTGA
- a CDS encoding malate dehydrogenase, protein MPDHAPLKIAVTGAAGQIGYSLLFRLASGALLGPDRPVELRLLEIEPALKALEGVVMELDDCAFPTLAGVEIGHEAEAIFDGVNLALLVGARPRTKGMERGDLLEANGAIFTAQGKALNKVAADDVRIGVTGNPANTNALIAMTNAPDIPKERFSALTRLDHNRAISQLAAKTGAPVTDITKMTIWGNHSATQYPDIFHADIAGRNAAEVVGDQSWIENDFIPTVAKRGAAIIEARGSSSAASAASATIDAARDWLTGSAENDWVSMAVHSDGSYGVPEGLIYSFPVITSNGDWEIVQGLEIDDFSRGKMDATAAELTEERNAVKDLGLI, encoded by the coding sequence GTGCCCGACCACGCCCCGCTCAAGATCGCCGTCACCGGCGCCGCCGGCCAGATCGGCTACAGCCTGCTGTTCCGGCTCGCGAGCGGCGCCCTGCTCGGGCCCGACCGTCCCGTCGAGCTGCGCCTGCTGGAGATCGAGCCGGCCCTCAAGGCCCTCGAGGGCGTCGTCATGGAGCTCGACGACTGCGCCTTCCCGACGCTGGCCGGCGTCGAGATCGGCCACGAGGCCGAGGCGATCTTCGACGGCGTCAACCTCGCCCTGCTCGTCGGCGCGCGTCCGCGCACCAAGGGCATGGAGCGCGGTGACCTGCTCGAGGCCAACGGCGCGATCTTCACCGCTCAGGGCAAGGCGCTCAACAAGGTGGCTGCTGACGACGTGCGCATCGGTGTCACCGGCAACCCCGCCAACACCAACGCCCTCATCGCGATGACCAACGCTCCCGACATCCCGAAGGAGCGCTTCTCCGCGCTGACCCGTCTGGACCACAACCGCGCGATCAGCCAGCTCGCGGCCAAGACCGGCGCCCCGGTCACCGACATCACCAAGATGACGATCTGGGGCAACCACTCGGCCACGCAGTACCCCGACATCTTCCACGCCGACATCGCCGGCCGGAACGCCGCCGAGGTCGTCGGAGACCAGTCGTGGATCGAGAACGACTTCATCCCGACCGTCGCCAAGCGCGGCGCGGCCATCATCGAGGCCCGCGGCTCCTCCTCGGCTGCCTCCGCCGCCTCGGCCACCATCGACGCCGCCCGCGACTGGCTGACCGGGTCGGCCGAGAACGACTGGGTCTCCATGGCCGTGCACTCCGACGGAAGCTACGGCGTGCCGGAGGGCCTGATCTACTCCTTCCCCGTCATCACGTCGAACGGTGACTGGGAGATCGTCCAGGGCCTCGAGATCGACGACTTCTCGCGCGGCAAGATGGACGCCACCGCCGCCGAGCTGACCGAGGAGCGCAACGCCGTCAAGGACCTCGGCCTCATCTGA